One Punica granatum isolate Tunisia-2019 chromosome 3, ASM765513v2, whole genome shotgun sequence genomic window carries:
- the LOC116200467 gene encoding uncharacterized protein LOC116200467 — MSRTSVKGQAIADHLAEFPIEDDTPINSDFLDGGILQIDDEEDKPTWKMYFDGAVNSARSGVGAVLIFPDGRHYPVAAKVDFSCTNNVAEYEACILSLQAAVDFKELAKNFEKISFTYTPRMKNQFVDALATLASMASITKGNLIEPLEIEIIKGPAYYDAIEATDAKPWYEDIKDFLQTGQYPPFADRRDRKTLR; from the exons ATGTCTCGCACATCAGTCAAAGGGCAAGCAATCGCCGACCACCTAGCGGAATTCCCAATTGAGGATGACACACCGATTAATTCCGACTTCCTGGACGGAGGGATTCTCCAAATAGACGATGAGGAGGATAAGCcaacatggaagatgtacttcgacggGGCGGTCAATTCCGCAAGGTCCGGAgtcggcgcagtgctgatattcCCAGACGGGCGCCATTATCCGGTTGCTGCGAAAGTTGACTTCTCCTGCACCAATAACGTGGCCGAGTATGAGGCGTGCATCCTCAGCCTACAAGCAGCAGTtgacttcaag GAGTTGGCAAAAAACTTCGAGAAGATCTCATTCACCTATACTccgcgcatgaagaaccaattCGTAGACGCGCTCGCAACACTTGCATCCATGGCGAGCATCACAAAGGGGAacctcatcgagcccctcgagatcgAGATTATCAAAGGTCCGGCCTATTACGACGCAATCGAAGCAACCGACGCTAAGCCGTGGTACGAGGACATCAAGGACTTCTTGCAAACGGGTCAATACCCTCCATTCGCCGACCGTCGCGACCGAAAGACGCTCAGATGA